In Oreochromis niloticus isolate F11D_XX linkage group LG18, O_niloticus_UMD_NMBU, whole genome shotgun sequence, one genomic interval encodes:
- the LOC100693460 gene encoding SUN domain-containing ossification factor isoform X3 — MKMTPLLWRLVSVWLAVVYCCYVGCTELQGEAQSPVSPKEVSSEEEPQEHSHHHEVEESLVVPDPPFPENEPPTEDDRVKEEQMLQEVGQKEYDMAFEADESAAEVELEADKGISQPEHSSESQHIEISVTQDQEHGSPPPSPDSVAAFSAETNDSPNKDSIPKGVPGDALDVAASEVNDSDLPPAECEEENNPYENDSSPPVVLENTSNAHTAGTKVHTDVPLSSPAGHGTQHLESNVSHTLKEADLSSPGTTDTDSSVSAKDPEDIPTFDEWKRKMMEVEKEKTQSTHTSNNVGSHTVKKVQKNFNNYASVECGAKILGANPEAKSTSAILKENMDLYMLNPCSNKIWFIIELCEPIQVKQLDIANFELFSSTPKDFLVSISDRYPTNKWLKLGTFHARDERTVQSFPLDEHLYAKYVKVELVSHFGSEHFCPLSLIRVFGTSMVEEYEEIADPSERPDDQDDDLDYPSGSAPGEAKLSKNLIGSAKDAILNMVNNIAVNVLGGGTEMNGSLSSQEVNITEPSQPLESTTETTITTTSVPDSEDVQISDIPETVENSTLETSTTSDGVKQELPPMEEKIVLPLDKDEEEPISSTIILLDKEDDLEEEKRDHHERQQESLKYCPPVPSLSSPCSCAASLLEYFQQQCSASLSKHRECQTVEKQQIIPSTQTPSWHPPTHSSAPPEPQQHPSELHQLQDKEQASEQEPESEAVESEVSQPPGNTEESVSGSPLLEPSQTMKLPKPSDADSSAAKPTHIVETPQLSTLEPAKEPGPENSQDVLEEEEHIEPSASLSSSVPVKPSTSVTADDISVTPPEETLEIDVTQVETNVLIQTQDKTDQSPVPAPTGSPHLEQQPDSAVVPESSTASSEVSPPAPEPATEPEPSGGHAAIADAKMEDFADDISTSSSGNGQLPRPSSPTPSSPTSPSLSDIYADPPNGTEQNGNPVHSSSQKESVFMRLNNRIKALEMNMSLSGRYLEQLSQRYRKQMEEMQKAFNKTIIKLQNTSRIAEEQDQRQTESIQFLQGQLENVTQLVLNLSVRVSQLQNEVSDRQNYLLLSLILCLCLGLLLCANHCRLSTVPPTTEPEPPSPKSYTYCCPESRQFSCCDELGLKRSASYPLINSESFQLATTEGPEMLHAEGTESLYPANRKRRRRKMKLLEKVETLKPSLHSSPELTNGVCNGAPVTTNPIPLTKNLLHPTFRDSPSEGSSEGSSHSDDPSFCGLTTACSRICDGLPPPKSRAEKRAWRRRRPKPSCAVVDFLHAPRRDKSEPLPISTIEDILRRKTEPSTKTFVALSGPV; from the exons ATGAAGATGACACCACTGTTGTGGCGACTTGTGTCAGTGTGGCTAGCTGTTGTCTATTG TTGCTATGTTGGTTGCACAGAGCTGCAAGGAGAGGCCCAGAGCCCCGTGTCCCCAAAGGAGGTCAGCTCGGAAGAAGAGCCTCAGGAACACTCCCATCATCACGAG GTTGAGGAAAGCTTGGTCGTACCTGACCCGCCTTTCCCTGAAAATGAGCCACCAACAGAAGACGATCGTGTCAAAGAGGAGCAGATGCTACAAGAAGTGGGCCAAAAAGAATACGATATG GCCTTTGAAGCAGACGAGTCTGCTGCAGAGGTAGAGCTGGAGGCAGACAAAGGAATATCACAACCTGAGCACAGCTCTGAAAGTCAGCATATAGAAATCTCTGTCACTCAAGATCAGGAGCATGGCTCCCCGCCGCCTTCCCCCGACTCTGTCGCTGCATTTTCTGCCGAAACTAACGACAGCCCCAACAAAGACAGCATCCCCAAGGG tGTCCCGGGCGATGCCTTAGATGTAGCTGCTTCTGAGGTCAACGATTCTGACCTGCCTCCAGCTGAATGTGAAGAAGAGAACAATCCATATGAAAATGACAG CAGCCCTCCAGTTGTTCTGGAGAACACTTCCAATGCTCACACTGCAGGTACTAAAGTCCACACTGATGTTCCTCTGAGTTCTCCTGCTGGTCACGGTACGCAGCACCTGGAATCCAACGTCTCGCACACACTCAAGGAGGCG GACTTGAGCTCCCCTGGCACCACAGACACAGATTCAAGTGTGAGCGCCAAAGACCCCGAGGACATCCCCACTTTTGATGAGTGGAAACGCAAGATGATGGAggtggagaaagaaaaaa CTCAGTCCACTCACACCTCCAACAACGTGGGTTCTCATACAGTGAAGAAGGTCCAGAAGAACTTTAATAACTACGCCTCAGTGGAGTGTGGGGCCAAGATACTTGGCGCTAACCCAGAGGCTAAG AGCACTTCAGCCATATTGAAGGAGAACATGGATTTATACATGCTAAACCCCTGCAGTAATAAAATCTG GTTCATTATTGAGCTCTGTGAGCCCATCCAGGTGAAGCAGTTGGACATCGCCAACTTTGAACTCTTCTCGTCTACACCTAAAGACTTTCTTGTGTCCATTAGTGATAG GTACCCAACAAATAAATGGCTAAAGCTGGGAACCTTTCACGCCCGGGATGAACGTACAGTTCAGAGCTTCCCATTGGATGAGCATCTTTACGCAAAATATGTAAAA gTAGAGCTGGTCTCCCACTTTGGCTCTGAACATTTCTGTCCACTTAGTCTCATAAG GGTGTTTGGTACAAGCATGGTGGAAGAATATGAGGAGATAGCTGATCCCTCAGAAAGGCCAGATGATCAGGACGACGACTTGG ATTATCCCTCTGGATCGGCACCTGGTGAGGCGAAACTATCCAAGAATCTAATTGGATCAGCAAAAG ATGCTATTTTAAACATGGTAAACAATATTGCTGTCAACGTTCTTGGAGGAGGCACAGAGATGAATG gcagCCTTTCATCCCAAGAAGTGAACATAACTGAGCCCTCGCAGCCCCTTGAATCCACCACTGAAactactattactactactTCAGT TCCAGACTCTGAAGATGTGCAGATTTCAGATATCCCTGAAACTGTGGAAAACTCCACCCTAGAGACATCAACCACATCTGATGGTGTCAAACAGGAGCTCCCACCCATGGAGGAAAAAATAGTTCTTCCTTTAGACAAGGATGAGGAGGAACCTATCAGCTCTACAATCATTCTTCTAGACAAGGAGGATGACTTGGAAGAAGAGAAAAGGGATCATCATGAGAGACAACAGGAAAGCTTAAAGTACTGCCCTCCAGTTCCTTCACTTTCTTCTCCATGCTCCTGTGCAGCTTCTCTTCTGGAGTATTTCCAGCAGCAGTGTTCTGCCTCACTATCCAAACACAGGGAATGCCAAACAGtggaaaaacagcaaataattCCTTCCACCCAAACACCATCTTGGCACCCACCTACGCACTCATCTGCCCCTCCCGAACCTCAGCAGCACCCGAGTGAGCTGCATCAGCTCCAAGACAAAGAACAAGCTTCTGAGCAGGAGCCAGAGAGTGAAGCTGTAGAATCGGAGGTATCACAGCCTCCTGGGAACACAGAAGAATCCGTATCTGGATCTCCTCTGCTGGAGCCCAGTCAAACCATGAAGCTCCCCAAACCCAGCGATGCTGATTCATCTGCAGCCAAACCTACCCATATTGTGGAAACACCACAGCTGTCCACCTTGGAACCGGCAAAGGAGCCAGGGCCAGAGAACAGCCAGGATGTGCTGGAGGAAGAAGAGCACATCGAGCCTTCGGCTTCTCTCAGTAGCTCTGTCCCTGTAAAACCAAGCACCAGTGTCACAGCAGACGACATATCGGTGACACCCCCAGAGGAGACGCTGGAGATTGATGTCACTCAAGTAGAAACAAATGTCCTCATTCAAACCCAAGACAAAACAGATCAATCTCCAGTCCCTGCACCCACAGGCTCCCCTCATTTAGAGCAGCAGCCTGACTCAGCTGTTGTACCCGAAAGCAGCACTGCTTCTTCTGAAGTATCCCCCCCTGCTCCAGAACCTGCTACAGAACCTGAGCCTTCTGGTGGTCACGCAGCCATCGCAGATGCTAAAATGGAGGATTTTGCAGACGACATCTCAACATCTTCAAGTGGCAACGGTCAGCTGCCTCGCCCATCCTCCCCAACTCCGTCTTCACCCACCTCACCGTCCCTCTCGGACATCTATGCAGATCCCCCTAATGGCACAGAGCAGAACGGGAACCCGGTGCACAGCTCGAGCCAGAAAGAGTCGGTCTTCATGAGACTCAACAACCGCATTAAGGCCCTGGAGATGAACATGTCACTGAGTGGACGCTACCTGGAGCAGCTTAGCCAGAG gtaTCGAAAGCAGATGGAAGAGATGCAGAAGGCTTTCAACAAAACCATCATTAAACTGCAGAACACTTCCAGAATTGCAGAGGAGCAG GACCAGCGTCAGACTGAATCCATCCAGTTTCTGCAGGGCCAACTGGAGAATGTGACTCAGCTGGTTCTCAACTTGTCTGTCAGAGTCAGCCAACTGCAGAATGAG GTATCAGACAGGCAGAATTAcctgctgctgtctctcatCTTGTGTCTGTGTCTCGGCCTTCTGCTGTGTGCCAACCACTGTCGCCTCTCCACTGTACCTCCAACCACAGAACCAGAGCCACCCTCGCCTAAGAGCTACACCTACTGCTGTCCTGAAAG CAGACAGTTCTCCTGCTGTGATGAACTGGGTTTGAAGAGGAGTGCGTCCTATCCACTCATAAACTCTGAGTCATTCCAGTTAGCCACCACTGAAG GCCCAGAAATGCTGCAtgcagagggaacagagagTCTCTATCCAGCAAACAGAAAG AGGAGACGTCGTAAGATGAAACTCCTAGAAAAGGTGGAGACTCTGAAACCCTCCTTACATTCTTCTCCTGAGCTGACCAATGGAGTATGCAACGGAGCGCCTGTCACCACAAACCCCATCCCCCTTACAAAAAATTTACTTCACCCTACGTTTAGAGACTCACCGTCAGAGGGCAGCTCGGAGGGATCTTCTCATTCAGACGACCCCTCTTTCTGTGGCCTCACCACAGCCTGCTCTCGAATCTGTGACGGCCTCCCTCCACCCAAGAGCCGGGCAGAGAAACGGGCATGGCGACGCAGGCGTCCTAAGCCCAGCTGCGCGGTGGTGGATTTTCTTCACGCTCCTCGGAGGGACAAAAGTGAACCGTTGCCCATTTCGACCATAGAAGACATCTTAAGGAGGAAAACAGAACCAAGCACTAAGACATTTGTGGCGCTCTCAGGTCCCGTCTAA